A genomic region of Salvelinus alpinus chromosome 12, SLU_Salpinus.1, whole genome shotgun sequence contains the following coding sequences:
- the LOC139536369 gene encoding L-rhamnose-binding lectin CSL3-like isoform X2: MRIFRLMAVTSISITCEGSDALLQCDGGKIQIKRANYGRRQHDVCSIGRPDNQLTDTNCLSQSTTSKMAERCGGKSECVVPASNFVFGDPCVGTYKYLDIKYSCVQQQETISSIICEGSDSQLLCDRGEIHIQRANYGRRQHDVCSIGRPQNQLKNTKCLSPSTTSTMAKRCDGERQCIVKVSNSVFGDPCVGTYKYLDVAYTCY, encoded by the exons ATGCGCATTTTCAGACTGATGGCGGTCACAT CAATCAGCATCACGTGTGAAGGCTCTGATGCTTTACTGCAATGTG ATGGAGGTAAGATTCAAATCAAGCGTGCCAACTATGGTCGTCGTCAACACGATGTGTGTTCCATTGGGCGCCCCGATAACCAACTCACCGACACCAACTGCCTCAGCCAATCCACCACCAGCAAGATGGCAGAAAG ATGCGGTGGGAAGAGCGAGTGTGTTGTGCCGGCATCCAATTTCGTTTTTGGAGACCCCTGTGTCGGGACTTACAAGTACCTGGACATCAAATACTCCTGTGTCCAACAGCAAGAAACAA TAAGCAGCATCATATGTGAAGGCTCTGATTCTCAACTACTATGTG ATCGGGGTGAGATCCATATTCAGCGTGCCAACTATGGTCGTCGTCAACACGATGTGTGTTCCATTGGGCGCCCACAAAACCAACTCAAAAACACCAAGTGCCTCAGCCCATCCACCACCAGCACAATGGCAAAAAG GTGTGACGGAGAGCGCCAGTGTATCGTCAAGGTATCCAACTCCGTGTTCGGCGACCCCTGTGTCGGAACCTATAAGTACTTGGATGTGGCTTACACCTGTTACTGA
- the LOC139536377 gene encoding L-rhamnose-binding lectin CSL3-like isoform X1 — MCMFRLMAVILLAAACCTLTDGAISITCEGSDALLQCDGGKIQIKRANYGRRQHDVCSIGRPNNQLTDTNCLSQSTTSKMAERCGGKSECVVPASNFVFGDPCVGTYKYLDIKYSCVQQQETISSIICEGSDSQLLCDRGEIHIQRANYGRRQHDVCSIGRPQNQLKNTNCLSPSTTSTMAKRCDGERQCIVKVSNSVFGDPCVGTYKYLDVAYTCY, encoded by the exons ATGTGCATGTTCAGACTGATGGCGGTCATAT TGCTGGCTGCAGCTTGCTGTACACTAACGGATggag CAATCAGCATCACGTGTGAAGGCTCTGATGCTTTACTGCAGTGTG ATGGAGGTAAGATTCAAATCAAGCGTGCCAACTATGGTCGTCGTCAACACGATGTGTGTTCCATTGGGCGCCCCAATAACCAACTCACCGACACCAACTGCCTCAGCCAATCCACCACCAGCAAGATGGCAGAAAG ATGCGGTGGGAAGAGCGAGTGTGTTGTGCCGGCATCCAATTTCGTTTTTGGAGACCCCTGTGTCGGGACTTACAAGTACCTGGACATCAAATACTCCTGTGTCCAACAGCAAGAAACAA TAAGCAGCATCATATGTGAAGGCTCTGATTCTCAACTACTATGTG ATCGGGGTGAGATCCATATTCAGCGTGCCAACTATGGTCGTCGTCAACACGATGTGTGTTCCATTGGGCGCCCACAAAACCAACTCAAAAACACCAACTGCCTCAGCCCATCCACCACCAGCACAATGGCAAAAAG GTGTGACGGAGAGCGCCAGTGTATCGTCAAGGTATCCAACTCCGTGTTCGGTGACCCCTGTGTCGGAACCTATAAGTACTTGGATGTGGCTTACACCTGTTACTGA
- the LOC139536377 gene encoding L-rhamnose-binding lectin CSL3-like isoform X2 has protein sequence MCMFRLMAVISISITCEGSDALLQCDGGKIQIKRANYGRRQHDVCSIGRPNNQLTDTNCLSQSTTSKMAERCGGKSECVVPASNFVFGDPCVGTYKYLDIKYSCVQQQETISSIICEGSDSQLLCDRGEIHIQRANYGRRQHDVCSIGRPQNQLKNTNCLSPSTTSTMAKRCDGERQCIVKVSNSVFGDPCVGTYKYLDVAYTCY, from the exons ATGTGCATGTTCAGACTGATGGCGGTCATAT CAATCAGCATCACGTGTGAAGGCTCTGATGCTTTACTGCAGTGTG ATGGAGGTAAGATTCAAATCAAGCGTGCCAACTATGGTCGTCGTCAACACGATGTGTGTTCCATTGGGCGCCCCAATAACCAACTCACCGACACCAACTGCCTCAGCCAATCCACCACCAGCAAGATGGCAGAAAG ATGCGGTGGGAAGAGCGAGTGTGTTGTGCCGGCATCCAATTTCGTTTTTGGAGACCCCTGTGTCGGGACTTACAAGTACCTGGACATCAAATACTCCTGTGTCCAACAGCAAGAAACAA TAAGCAGCATCATATGTGAAGGCTCTGATTCTCAACTACTATGTG ATCGGGGTGAGATCCATATTCAGCGTGCCAACTATGGTCGTCGTCAACACGATGTGTGTTCCATTGGGCGCCCACAAAACCAACTCAAAAACACCAACTGCCTCAGCCCATCCACCACCAGCACAATGGCAAAAAG GTGTGACGGAGAGCGCCAGTGTATCGTCAAGGTATCCAACTCCGTGTTCGGTGACCCCTGTGTCGGAACCTATAAGTACTTGGATGTGGCTTACACCTGTTACTGA
- the LOC139536369 gene encoding L-rhamnose-binding lectin CSL3-like isoform X1 has translation MRIFRLMAVTLLAAACCTLTDGAISITCEGSDALLQCDGGKIQIKRANYGRRQHDVCSIGRPDNQLTDTNCLSQSTTSKMAERCGGKSECVVPASNFVFGDPCVGTYKYLDIKYSCVQQQETISSIICEGSDSQLLCDRGEIHIQRANYGRRQHDVCSIGRPQNQLKNTKCLSPSTTSTMAKRCDGERQCIVKVSNSVFGDPCVGTYKYLDVAYTCY, from the exons ATGCGCATTTTCAGACTGATGGCGGTCACAT TGCTGGCTGCAGCTTGCTGTACACTAACGGATggag CAATCAGCATCACGTGTGAAGGCTCTGATGCTTTACTGCAATGTG ATGGAGGTAAGATTCAAATCAAGCGTGCCAACTATGGTCGTCGTCAACACGATGTGTGTTCCATTGGGCGCCCCGATAACCAACTCACCGACACCAACTGCCTCAGCCAATCCACCACCAGCAAGATGGCAGAAAG ATGCGGTGGGAAGAGCGAGTGTGTTGTGCCGGCATCCAATTTCGTTTTTGGAGACCCCTGTGTCGGGACTTACAAGTACCTGGACATCAAATACTCCTGTGTCCAACAGCAAGAAACAA TAAGCAGCATCATATGTGAAGGCTCTGATTCTCAACTACTATGTG ATCGGGGTGAGATCCATATTCAGCGTGCCAACTATGGTCGTCGTCAACACGATGTGTGTTCCATTGGGCGCCCACAAAACCAACTCAAAAACACCAAGTGCCTCAGCCCATCCACCACCAGCACAATGGCAAAAAG GTGTGACGGAGAGCGCCAGTGTATCGTCAAGGTATCCAACTCCGTGTTCGGCGACCCCTGTGTCGGAACCTATAAGTACTTGGATGTGGCTTACACCTGTTACTGA